TGGTTATGTGGCACTACCTGATGAAGCTTATGTCAAAGTAAAACGAAAATTTGCTACTGGTGAAACTGGGACAAAGTTTAAAAAAGCAAAACCGGGTGAACCAATCACAAACTTTATTTAAATAAAGTCTGAGTCATTGTAGTCTGATTGTAGTCAAAAATTTAACTGTTTATGCAAAATACTAATTATCAAGACGATCCTTATCTACTATCCAGACAATCACTGGATAAAAATGCATCTGAAGATATATCAGAAAAGATTGTTGCAGCAATTTTATTTGCTTGTGCTTTAGTTTCAATTTTGACTACCTTTGGTATTGTCGTAATTATTTTTCAGGAGACATTCAGTTTTTTCCAAGAAGTCTCTTTTGCCCAATTCTTTCTTGATACTAAATGGACACCTCTATTTGCTAATAAACATTTTGGCGTTTGGCCTTTGATTAATGGCACTTTATTAACTACAGCTATTGCTATGGCGGTTGCTATTCCTTTGGGTTTATCTTCTGCCATTTATTTAAGTGAGTATGCTCAACCCAAAGTAGCAGCAATTTTACGTCCAGCAGTGGAACTTTTGGCAGGAATCCCAACAGTCGTATATGGTTACTTTGCGCTGTTGTTTCTTACACCATTGCTGCGGAATCTTATGCCTCTGGAAATATTCAACGCTTTGAGTGCGGGGTTAATGATGGGGATAATGATTACTCCTACTGTTGGTTCTATCAGCTTAGATGCTATTAAAGCAGTTCCAGGTTCTTTGCGAGAGGGATCTTATGCTTTAGGTATCACTAAACTAGAAAGCATTTTTAAAGTAGTTCTACCAGCCGCACTTTCTGGAATCATCGCCTCGATTATTTTGGGTATTTCTCGCGCTGTAGGTGAAACAATGACTGTCCTCATTGCCGCCGGACAACAACCAAGACTAACTGTTAACTTCATGGAATCAGTAGAAACCATGACAGCTTATATGGCGCAGATTTCTGGTGGAGATAGTCCGCGTGGTAGTCTCAATTTCAAGACATTATATGCTGTAGGCGCTGTTCTATTTATACTTACCCTAGCTTTAAATATTGTTAGTTACTGGGTTGCTAATCGCTTTAAAGAAAAATACGATTAATTTTAAGTATGACTACAAGTTATCAACAAGATGATTCTCTAGATTCGTCGGCGGAATTTACCGATAATGTTGAGAGTAGGGAGACATTAGGGAAAGTTTTTGAAGTACTTTTTTTGTTAGGATTGCTGATTGGTTTATTTGTCCTAGCGTTGCTACTTTTTGATATTTTTCGAGACGGATTAGGCAGATTTTTATCACCAGGCTTTCTCACGGATACTCCTTCTCGTTTTCCTGACCAAGGTGGTATTCGTCCTGCGATTATCAGCAGCGTTCTTTTAGGCATTGTTGTGATTTTTGTGACTGTCCCTATTGGTGTTGGAGCCGCTTTATATCTAGAAGAGTATGCACCTAAAGTTTGGTGGACAGCGATTATTGAGATTAACATCAGTAATCTGGCGGGAGTACCTTCTATTGTCTATGGATTGCTGGGTTTAGGAGTTTTTAATTATTTGCTTGGGTTTGGCCCCGCTTTGATTTCTGGTGCATTGACTTTATCTTTGCTGTCTTTACCAGTAATTATTGTGACAGCTAGAGAAGCAATTCGCGCTGTCCCAGATTCTCTGAGAAATGCTTCTTACGGATTAGGTGTCACCAAATGGCGAACTATCAGCAGTCACGTTTTACCATACGCTGTCCCTGGTATTTTGACCGGCGTGATTATCTCTGTATCCCGTGCAATTGGTGATGCAGCTTCTCTAATTGTTGTAGGTGCTGTGGGTTTTCTCACTTTTGACCCTGGCTTGTTTCAGAGATTTATGGCATTACCCATTCAAATCTATAGTTATATCACTCGTCCTGAACCGGGTTTTGCTAGTGCAGCAGCAGCCACAATTATTGCGTTGTTAGTCTTGATTTTAGCTTTAAATGGTGTAGCAATTTATATCAGGCAACGCTTCTCAATACGTTAGGTAATTAAATATCTAATTGGATAAATTCACGAATATTAGGAGAACAGCTAAATGACTTATAGCAATCATAGAAGTCAATCAGATAGTGCCACAATAGATCAAGAAAAGAGTGTCTTCAATGTTGAAGGTGTGAAGGTCTTTTATGGGGGATTTCTGGCACTTTTAGATGTCTATCTAAAGATTCCTAATAAACAAATTATTGCTTTTATTGGCCCTTCAGGATGTGGTAAAAGTACTTTACTGCGCTGCTTCAACCGAATGAATGATTTAATCCCTGGAGCTAAGGTTGAGGGTAGACTTAATTATCGCGATCGCAATATTTACGATCCTAAGATAAATTCTGTCAAATTACGCCGCCAAGTCGGAATGGTTTTTCAAAGACCGAATCCTTTCCCCAAGTCAATATACGAAAATATTGCCTTTGGCCCGCGTTCTAACGGTTACAAAGGTAACATTGATGAATTGGTGGAAGATTCCCTCAGACGCGCTGCTATCTGGGATGAAGTCAAAGACAAACTCAAAGAGAAGGGAACTGCATTATCTGGCGGACAACAACAACGACTTTGCATAGCTCGTGCGATCGCCATGAAGCCAGATGTATTATTGATGGATGAACCATGTTCTGCTCTCGACCCCATTTCTAGCCGCCAAGTAGAAGAACTCTGCTTAGAATTGAAGCAGCAATACACCATCATCATGGTGACACACAATATGCAGCAAGCTTCTAGAGTGGCAGATTTCACGGCTTTCTTTAATACAGAAATTGACGAGCATGGCAAACGTCGCGGCAAATTAGTTGAGTTTAATCCTACAGCCCAAATGTTCAGTTCTCCTCAAACTAAAGAAGCTGAAGATTATATCAGTGGACGCTTCGGTTAAAGAGCTTGTTCTAAGTATTTAGGATAATAGACAACCTTGTACAATAAGGTAAAACTTTGTACAGGGTTTTGTTTTGTGATTTCATCCCATACGGCTGTGGGAAGTAATATTCGCTGATAAAGTTGGGGTAAAAGTTCCAGCTGCGCGATAATTGCCAAGGAAATGAGGGGGCTGCTATAGGCAACGATGACAGAGTTAATCATCGCACAATTCGTCGGCGATTTGGTCATCATCTAAGTTGATAACAGGGATTTGCAAACGTCCTAGTTCGTACATGAACTGGGGTTTGTTCATGCTGCAAAAGGCTGCGGCTTTCCCAAGCGATAGCCTGCGTAGCTCAAATAGTTTGACTGCGAGCAAAAATGTGAGTTCTGCTTCTAACGCTTGGGGTTATTTACCGGAGGTAATAAGTAAGTCATCGGGATAATGAAGGGATAGGATGTGCATGATTCACTTCTCTGTTCCTGATTCCTAATTCTGTCTTGATTATGGCTTACACCAGTCCAACTCGCACCCAGTAGTGACTCAACAACAACTCAACGACTGGCTAAATCACGATTAAATCGCTTATCGAAGAATGATGGGCTGATGTTGCTTTGCATTAGCTTAATTCTGGAAAATATGCTGAGGCTTAATAGTC
This genomic interval from Nostoc sp. KVJ3 contains the following:
- the pstC gene encoding phosphate ABC transporter permease subunit PstC, whose product is MQNTNYQDDPYLLSRQSLDKNASEDISEKIVAAILFACALVSILTTFGIVVIIFQETFSFFQEVSFAQFFLDTKWTPLFANKHFGVWPLINGTLLTTAIAMAVAIPLGLSSAIYLSEYAQPKVAAILRPAVELLAGIPTVVYGYFALLFLTPLLRNLMPLEIFNALSAGLMMGIMITPTVGSISLDAIKAVPGSLREGSYALGITKLESIFKVVLPAALSGIIASIILGISRAVGETMTVLIAAGQQPRLTVNFMESVETMTAYMAQISGGDSPRGSLNFKTLYAVGAVLFILTLALNIVSYWVANRFKEKYD
- the pstA gene encoding phosphate ABC transporter permease PstA, coding for MTTSYQQDDSLDSSAEFTDNVESRETLGKVFEVLFLLGLLIGLFVLALLLFDIFRDGLGRFLSPGFLTDTPSRFPDQGGIRPAIISSVLLGIVVIFVTVPIGVGAALYLEEYAPKVWWTAIIEINISNLAGVPSIVYGLLGLGVFNYLLGFGPALISGALTLSLLSLPVIIVTAREAIRAVPDSLRNASYGLGVTKWRTISSHVLPYAVPGILTGVIISVSRAIGDAASLIVVGAVGFLTFDPGLFQRFMALPIQIYSYITRPEPGFASAAAATIIALLVLILALNGVAIYIRQRFSIR
- the pstB gene encoding phosphate ABC transporter ATP-binding protein PstB → MTYSNHRSQSDSATIDQEKSVFNVEGVKVFYGGFLALLDVYLKIPNKQIIAFIGPSGCGKSTLLRCFNRMNDLIPGAKVEGRLNYRDRNIYDPKINSVKLRRQVGMVFQRPNPFPKSIYENIAFGPRSNGYKGNIDELVEDSLRRAAIWDEVKDKLKEKGTALSGGQQQRLCIARAIAMKPDVLLMDEPCSALDPISSRQVEELCLELKQQYTIIMVTHNMQQASRVADFTAFFNTEIDEHGKRRGKLVEFNPTAQMFSSPQTKEAEDYISGRFG